A DNA window from Microcystis aeruginosa NIES-843 contains the following coding sequences:
- a CDS encoding glycosyltransferase family 4 protein, translating into MRILVLSCNNFPYPPSRGGTEVRTFNLIKYLHQNHDVTLFARRGENVTETQIEELKTFTDDLVLFPLRQIPAQGKGLTKLIGQTGRFLGAIGQMTPASVLSYRSPLIQERVDEYVEQQKCDVIICAHSISEIFVRPEYRQRVKTVVDIHSSVYGWTRNHLDRGASAYPLRDFLYLPLLYQYEKRYCAKFSPLVATTDYDREQLLKILPDARVEIVPNGVDLDLFPYRPQDPGGHNLVFVGAMSSTHNIDAARFFVLEVLPVIQQRYPDTTLTLVGANPAPEVLELAKYPGVSVTGTVPSTVEYLHRGTVGVVPLRVGLGIKCKTLESMAAGIPIVASDRGLEGLTVAAAGIPPRALRANSVAEYVTAIARLFDDPSVREQLSHNARAMVESEYTWERAGQRYEEILRD; encoded by the coding sequence ATGAGAATATTAGTCCTTTCTTGCAATAACTTTCCCTATCCACCTAGTCGCGGGGGAACCGAGGTTAGAACTTTTAACCTGATCAAATATCTTCATCAAAACCACGATGTCACCCTGTTCGCTCGTCGGGGGGAGAATGTCACCGAAACTCAGATCGAAGAATTAAAAACCTTTACCGATGATCTTGTCTTATTTCCGCTCCGGCAAATTCCCGCTCAAGGCAAGGGACTGACAAAACTAATCGGTCAAACAGGGCGCTTTCTGGGGGCAATAGGACAGATGACCCCTGCTAGTGTTCTTAGTTATCGTTCGCCGCTCATTCAAGAGCGAGTAGATGAATACGTCGAGCAGCAAAAATGTGATGTAATTATCTGCGCTCACAGTATCAGCGAGATTTTTGTCCGGCCAGAATACCGTCAGCGAGTCAAAACAGTAGTGGATATTCACAGTTCCGTGTACGGTTGGACACGCAATCATCTAGATAGAGGAGCCTCCGCCTATCCACTGCGGGATTTTCTCTATCTGCCCTTACTCTATCAGTACGAAAAACGTTACTGTGCCAAGTTTTCGCCCTTGGTGGCCACTACCGATTACGATCGCGAACAATTGTTAAAGATCCTCCCGGATGCACGGGTGGAGATCGTGCCTAATGGCGTGGATTTAGACCTTTTTCCCTATCGTCCTCAGGATCCCGGCGGTCATAATTTGGTCTTTGTCGGGGCCATGAGTTCTACCCATAATATCGATGCCGCCCGTTTTTTTGTTCTAGAAGTCCTGCCAGTCATTCAACAGCGATATCCCGACACCACTTTAACCCTAGTGGGGGCAAACCCAGCGCCAGAAGTTCTCGAACTTGCCAAGTATCCCGGTGTGAGCGTGACGGGAACCGTTCCCTCGACAGTGGAATATTTACACCGAGGAACCGTTGGTGTGGTTCCCCTGCGGGTGGGATTGGGAATCAAGTGCAAAACCCTAGAATCCATGGCCGCTGGGATTCCGATTGTCGCCAGCGATCGCGGTTTAGAGGGTTTAACGGTGGCAGCAGCGGGAATTCCCCCTAGGGCGTTGCGCGCCAATAGCGTTGCTGAGTACGTTACAGCGATCGCTAGGTTGTTCGATGATCCTTCTGTGCGAGAACAACTGTCCCATAATGCCCGGGCGATGGTGGAATCGGAGTACACCTGGGAGCGAGCGGGACAAAGGTACGAGGAAATTTTGCGGGACTAA